In a genomic window of Nostoc sp. UHCC 0870:
- a CDS encoding peptidylprolyl isomerase, whose product MNDSYLERLCQQTITAPELMSLLAGYQMLPQLYRELLIDQAIASIECTPEEIEQAKQEDPQQIETLATRKLRLEKFKLATWGHKVESYFLTQKAQLDQVTYSLLRTRDMALAQELYFRIKAKEQSFAEIARQYSQGTEAQTGGLIGPTPLTQPHPQLVAKLRASQPGQLLPPTRLGEWIVIVRLEQMVHAKLDDSTRKKLLNKLFQEWLQESLQATLNKTLCTSA is encoded by the coding sequence ATGAATGATTCTTATCTAGAAAGATTGTGTCAGCAAACCATCACTGCACCAGAGTTAATGTCTCTGTTGGCAGGTTATCAGATGTTACCTCAACTATATCGTGAGTTGTTAATTGACCAAGCTATAGCCTCTATAGAATGTACTCCAGAAGAAATAGAACAGGCAAAACAGGAAGATCCCCAACAGATAGAGACACTAGCAACCAGAAAATTACGGTTAGAAAAATTTAAACTAGCGACATGGGGACATAAAGTAGAGTCTTATTTTCTCACCCAAAAAGCCCAACTAGACCAGGTGACTTACTCTCTGCTACGAACCCGTGATATGGCACTCGCTCAAGAATTATACTTTCGCATTAAAGCCAAAGAGCAAAGTTTTGCAGAAATTGCGCGTCAATACTCCCAAGGGACAGAAGCACAAACAGGCGGATTAATCGGCCCCACACCCCTCACTCAACCCCATCCCCAGCTAGTAGCCAAACTCCGCGCCAGTCAACCAGGACAACTATTACCCCCCACGCGTCTAGGAGAATGGATTGTTATTGTGCGGTTAGAACAGATGGTTCACGCCAAATTAGATGACTCTACGCGGAAAAAACTCCTGAATAAACTCTTTCAGGAATGGTTACAAGAATCATTACAAGCAACTTTAAATAAAACTCTGTGTACCTCCGCGTGA
- a CDS encoding AMP-binding protein, whose protein sequence is MINRQREVLSLSPHHTATLVDVLRAWTQQRGDSLGFAFWQDDKQEDFTYGELDHKARAIAVHLQAMRWQGERVLLMYPPGLELIAALMGCFYAGVAAVPVYPPRRNNNMARLLAITADAQAKGILTTVSLEDSLKEVVKGTLIETLPKVATDGMILSVGEAWQNPRLTADSLALLQYTSGSTGTPKGVMLSHGNLLHNLGQIYQRFRHSASTHVVSWLPPYHDMGLIGGILQPLYGGFPVTLMSPVAFLQKPLRWLQAISQTQATTSGAPNFAYEMCVRNIRLDECLDLDLSSWELAFTGAEPIRRDTLERFATAFKVYGFRQEAFYPCYGLAEATLFVTGKTKDNLVFNHTSQPLVSCGSPSYEQTVIIVNPESRQPCVAGEEGEIWVKGASVAQGYWQNPQETEATFQAALASGTGGFLRTGDLGYLSSGELFVTGRIKDVIIIRGRNYYPHDIEATVSQCHQALSAYWGAAFTVEVDGEERLVVVQEVERSSWRKLDEDGMITAIRGAISREFGLQVYGICLLKPGSIPKTSSGKVQRFACREGFVNSGLDVVCRWELFRAFAERPAGKAQRRKEEKREKIVDGLIGWLRDYANHHINSRLMDERRCISPHVVLDFGNKGLLGMQVPRCYGGLGLGYTDTIRIIQQLGAIDPTLALFVGLNNVLGVRPILMYGTDALKAELLPILATGRELAAFALTETGAGANPQAIQSQAISDGDGWLLRGEKIWSGSAAWAGVINVFVKHQSGISGFVVRRGSPGLRQGAEALTMGMRGMVQNTVYLEDIPVTSAQVLGEAGKGMNVAQDAMMYGRLAIAAACVGGMQRCVQLMWRYSGRRQVATGKLLDHPVVLHRLQELTNAITAVQSLVMRVGELLDQDYTVPAEVYAACKISAPEFYWQAADLLVQTLGGRGYIESNIAPQILRDARVLRIFEGPTETLCGFLGARVLKQGETLQNFLCQTLGAVEVGQRLKNAVDTIRERFFDDANITVQRWVYHQLGKLATEAILWAVLDEPSATAWVKHRFDEQLQEILSFNTDNLLFLSSQSLVHHLNEYTKTIGDIEQNLAGEEQKLDELLRQSGESPQFIPTTTDLPASSEIQTWLKTWISQKLRQPISTIDVNKAFADYGMDSVTAIELTQDLQEWLNTSQPLDATIAWNFPTINALANYLGEVSQENSVPSDNNLDDLSTTDIAQLLSQEIAIARYRKPQMK, encoded by the coding sequence ATGATTAACCGCCAGAGAGAAGTATTATCATTAAGTCCACACCATACAGCGACACTTGTGGATGTCTTACGTGCATGGACGCAACAACGAGGTGATTCTCTAGGTTTTGCTTTTTGGCAAGATGACAAACAGGAGGATTTTACCTATGGGGAGTTAGACCACAAAGCACGAGCGATCGCAGTGCATTTACAAGCTATGCGCTGGCAGGGAGAACGTGTATTATTAATGTATCCTCCAGGGTTGGAATTGATTGCAGCTCTTATGGGTTGCTTTTATGCGGGTGTGGCGGCAGTGCCAGTTTATCCACCTCGTCGCAATAATAACATGGCGAGGTTGTTGGCAATTACGGCAGATGCCCAAGCCAAAGGTATTCTGACTACAGTATCCCTAGAAGATTCTTTAAAAGAGGTAGTTAAAGGTACTTTAATTGAAACTTTGCCGAAAGTTGCTACAGATGGCATGATTTTATCTGTAGGTGAAGCTTGGCAGAATCCTCGACTGACAGCCGATAGTCTGGCTTTACTACAATATACTTCTGGTTCTACCGGCACACCCAAAGGTGTGATGCTGAGTCACGGTAATTTGCTGCATAACTTAGGGCAAATTTATCAACGTTTTAGACATTCTGCTAGTACCCACGTTGTCAGTTGGTTGCCACCTTATCATGACATGGGTTTGATTGGGGGAATTTTGCAACCTTTGTATGGTGGTTTCCCTGTCACCTTGATGTCTCCTGTAGCTTTTCTACAAAAACCCCTGCGTTGGTTGCAAGCAATTTCTCAAACTCAAGCTACCACAAGCGGCGCACCGAATTTCGCCTATGAAATGTGTGTCCGCAATATTCGTCTTGATGAATGTCTTGATTTAGATTTGAGTAGTTGGGAGTTAGCGTTTACAGGTGCAGAACCAATTCGCCGGGATACATTGGAAAGATTTGCTACGGCTTTTAAAGTTTATGGGTTTCGGCAAGAAGCGTTTTATCCTTGCTATGGTTTAGCTGAGGCGACTTTGTTCGTCACGGGGAAAACTAAGGATAATTTAGTATTTAATCATACTTCTCAACCTCTTGTTAGTTGTGGTTCTCCCAGTTATGAGCAGACTGTAATTATAGTTAATCCTGAATCTCGACAACCTTGTGTAGCCGGGGAAGAGGGGGAAATTTGGGTTAAGGGTGCAAGTGTCGCCCAAGGTTATTGGCAAAATCCCCAGGAGACGGAAGCAACTTTTCAAGCGGCGTTGGCTTCGGGAACTGGTGGGTTTTTACGCACGGGGGACTTGGGTTATTTAAGCTCTGGTGAGTTGTTTGTCACTGGTAGGATTAAAGATGTTATTATCATTCGGGGACGAAACTATTATCCTCACGATATTGAAGCGACTGTTTCCCAATGTCATCAGGCTTTAAGTGCTTACTGGGGTGCGGCGTTTACTGTGGAAGTGGACGGGGAAGAACGGTTGGTGGTGGTGCAGGAGGTGGAGCGTAGTAGTTGGCGTAAGCTTGATGAGGATGGGATGATTACGGCGATTCGGGGGGCTATTTCCCGTGAGTTTGGGTTGCAGGTGTATGGGATTTGTTTGTTGAAGCCGGGGAGTATTCCGAAGACTTCTAGTGGGAAGGTGCAGCGTTTTGCTTGTCGGGAGGGGTTTGTTAATTCGGGGTTGGATGTGGTTTGTCGCTGGGAGTTGTTTCGCGCATTCGCGGAGCGTCCCGCAGGGAAGGCGCAAAGACGCAAAGAGGAGAAGAGGGAGAAGATAGTGGATGGGTTGATTGGGTGGTTACGGGATTATGCGAACCATCATATTAATTCGCGGTTGATGGATGAACGGCGTTGTATTTCTCCTCATGTGGTTTTGGATTTTGGGAATAAGGGTTTGTTGGGGATGCAAGTCCCGCGTTGTTATGGTGGGTTGGGTTTGGGATATACGGACACCATCAGGATTATACAACAGCTTGGGGCGATTGATCCGACTTTGGCTTTGTTTGTGGGGTTGAATAATGTTTTGGGGGTGCGTCCTATATTAATGTATGGGACGGATGCTTTGAAGGCGGAACTTTTACCGATTTTGGCAACGGGGCGGGAATTGGCGGCTTTTGCACTGACGGAAACTGGTGCAGGTGCGAATCCTCAAGCTATCCAGTCGCAAGCGATTAGTGATGGTGATGGGTGGTTGTTGCGGGGTGAAAAGATTTGGAGTGGTTCGGCTGCTTGGGCTGGTGTGATTAATGTGTTTGTGAAACATCAGTCGGGAATTAGCGGCTTTGTGGTGCGTCGGGGTAGTCCTGGTTTGCGTCAAGGTGCGGAAGCGTTGACGATGGGAATGCGGGGAATGGTACAGAATACGGTTTATTTGGAAGATATTCCGGTGACATCAGCGCAAGTTTTGGGTGAAGCTGGGAAGGGGATGAATGTCGCTCAAGATGCCATGATGTATGGAAGGTTGGCGATCGCAGCTGCTTGTGTCGGTGGGATGCAACGTTGTGTACAATTAATGTGGCGTTATAGTGGACGGCGACAAGTCGCTACGGGTAAGTTACTTGATCATCCTGTGGTGTTGCATCGTCTGCAAGAATTGACGAATGCAATTACAGCCGTGCAGAGTTTGGTGATGCGGGTAGGAGAATTACTCGACCAAGATTATACTGTCCCCGCAGAAGTTTATGCAGCTTGTAAAATCTCTGCACCGGAATTTTATTGGCAAGCAGCTGATTTACTGGTACAAACTTTAGGGGGACGGGGATATATAGAAAGTAATATTGCACCGCAAATTCTCAGAGATGCTAGAGTTTTGCGGATATTTGAAGGACCGACAGAAACTTTATGCGGGTTTTTGGGTGCGCGTGTTCTCAAACAAGGTGAGACGCTGCAAAATTTCCTCTGTCAAACTTTGGGTGCGGTAGAAGTAGGACAAAGATTAAAGAATGCTGTCGATACAATTCGAGAACGTTTCTTTGATGATGCTAACATTACGGTGCAGCGTTGGGTTTACCATCAACTCGGTAAACTCGCAACTGAAGCGATATTATGGGCTGTATTAGATGAGCCATCAGCAACAGCTTGGGTAAAACATCGCTTTGATGAACAACTCCAAGAAATTTTGAGTTTCAACACCGACAACTTATTATTTCTCAGTTCCCAAAGTTTAGTACATCACCTCAACGAATATACAAAAACCATCGGTGATATTGAACAAAACTTGGCTGGAGAAGAACAGAAGTTAGATGAATTATTGCGTCAGTCTGGAGAAAGTCCCCAGTTCATTCCCACAACAACCGATTTACCAGCATCCTCGGAGATTCAAACCTGGTTGAAAACTTGGATATCTCAAAAATTACGTCAGCCAATTTCTACTATAGATGTAAATAAAGCCTTCGCTGATTACGGTATGGATTCCGTCACAGCCATAGAACTAACCCAAGATTTACAAGAATGGTTGAATACCTCTCAACCATTAGATGCGACTATCGCTTGGAATTTTCCCACTATTAATGCTTTAGCTAATTATTTAGGGGAAGTCTCCCAGGAAAATTCTGTACCTTCAGATAACAACTTGGATGACTTGTCTACTACAGATATAGCACAACTCTTAAGCCAAGAAATTGCGATCGCTCGTTACCGTAAACCTCAAATGAAATAA